A window of Gammaproteobacteria bacterium contains these coding sequences:
- the pilM gene encoding pilus assembly protein PilM — protein MELGAYSLLLTEAAEVPANELRNAMRWRVRELIDFPADDAVIDVFDVPPQKKGGNRMVYVVAARTPFVKQRVDQLLEAGLKLDVVDIPELCFRNIASLLPEDAGGVAFICLARQRGMLTLTHQGTLYFSRRLQTGAEILWRDNAAIRRDDADEFTAEIKEWLDSIVIELQRSLDYYESNFSVPPIAGVVVAPLGKKVRGIAEYLSSQLGLKCRVLDLNDLIDCPRPVPELAQVLCLPALGAALRSETDAA, from the coding sequence TTGGAATTGGGCGCTTACAGCCTCCTGCTGACGGAGGCGGCAGAGGTCCCCGCCAATGAGCTACGCAATGCCATGCGCTGGCGGGTGCGCGAGCTGATCGATTTTCCCGCGGATGACGCGGTCATCGATGTGTTCGATGTGCCGCCGCAGAAGAAAGGCGGCAACCGCATGGTCTACGTCGTCGCGGCGCGCACCCCCTTCGTCAAGCAGCGCGTCGACCAGTTGCTGGAGGCGGGGCTGAAACTGGACGTCGTCGACATCCCGGAATTGTGCTTTCGCAATATCGCCAGTCTGCTGCCGGAGGACGCCGGGGGGGTGGCCTTTATCTGCCTCGCCCGCCAGCGCGGCATGCTGACGTTGACCCATCAGGGGACGCTTTATTTCTCGCGGCGCCTGCAAACCGGGGCCGAAATACTCTGGCGCGATAACGCAGCAATCCGGCGCGATGACGCCGATGAATTCACCGCCGAGATCAAGGAATGGCTGGATTCGATAGTCATCGAACTCCAGCGTTCCCTCGACTACTATGAAAGCAATTTTTCGGTGCCGCCCATCGCTGGCGTCGTGGTGGCGCCGCTCGGCAAAAAAGTCCGCGGGATAGCGGAGTATCTCTCCTCGCAACTTGGCCTGAAGTGCCGCGTGCTTGATCTGAATGATCTCATCGATTGCCCCAGGCCCGTGCCCGAGCTGGCACAGGTGCTTTGCCTGCCGGCCCTGGGCGCGGCGTTGCGCAGCGAGACGGATGCCGCATGA